In Microplitis mediator isolate UGA2020A chromosome 9, iyMicMedi2.1, whole genome shotgun sequence, the DNA window GAGATTCCAGGTTTCGTATTCGTTAACTATATTAGTTTCTTTGAATTAATtggtggaaaattttaataaaaggaTCCTGAGCCATTAGAAGCATGGGTTGGTATCAGAGATGCCAAAGAATTTGGTGATAAATGTGTGCAAGTAGAAAAAGCTTCAACAAAGAGAATAGGCAACGAAGACTGTCTTTATCTGAACGTCTATACGACGGATTTGAAACCTGATGCACCAAAAGCTGTCATGGTGTGGATTCATGGCGGCGCTTTTGTTTCTGGGTCCGGAGATGACGACAAGTGCGGCCCCGATTACTTTGTTGAGAAAAATGTCCTTTTAGTGACAATAAATTATCGCTTGAACATTTTAGGTGAACTTTAAATCAGCAGTAAATTGGATAAAAGACTCAGGAGTTTACTAATTACTTGCAGGTTTTCTTAATTTGGATGACGAAGCAGCGCCAGGTAATCAGGGGTTGAAGGACCAGGTGATGGCTTTGAAATGGGTGCAGaagaatatcaataaatttggTGGTGATCCGAATAATGTCACCATTTTTGGACAGAGTACTGGAAGTTCTTCTGTTCATTCTTTGACTCTCTCTCCTCTAGCCCAAGGTTTCGTTcaaattagttaataatttcTTGTTGAGTCAAAATTCACTACACGACGATTTTTGTAGGATTATTCCATAGGGCCATTTTGCAAAGCAGTGTTGCAAATAACCCTAGGTCATATGTATCTTATCCAATAAAAGATGCCGCTCAAAAAGTCGccgaaaaattgggaaaaaATGTAACTGATCAAAAAGAACTTCTCAAATTTCTAAAAGGCGTCAACGCAAGTTCCCTAATCGGAACAGTTCAGTCATTGGAATTTCGCATGGTAAAAATTTCCGTAAAATAATAAGCGAAATTGTTGATCAAAATTTGAGACGTTTACTATTTTATAGGACAATTATGCGGTTAAAAATCCTTTCGTACCGTCAGTAGATTCGAAATCGAAAAGTCCATTTTTGGAGATTCCAATCAACGAAGCCGTTAAATCTGGAATAAAAGTGCCTCATATATTGGGCCACAATAGTCAGgagtctattttttttctcgcagGTACTGATAATATgcaagtagaaaatttttcattccgCAATACAAATATTTGTTTCAGATTTATTAAGATCTACTAGTTATGCCGAAAGAGAAGCTAATCAAGAGAAATTACTGCTACAtccaaacggaaaaaaatttttgaatcaccgAAATGTGACTGTGGgtgatgtgaaaaaatttttcatgggTAGTAGGGAAATAAAACCGAAAAATGTTTacgagtttttaaatttagttagcgcagattttttcatatttaatatcCATGACACCCTGGAAATTCAATCTTCAGTACCTGGTGTACCGAcatacttttataaatttgatcaTTACTCAAAGGAAACCTCAGTGGAGCAAAAGTTAATCGGCACAGATTTGGAAGGTATAATTACGAATTTTGATCAAAAGATTCccgtaacaatattttttatttacaaaatttgacATGTAGGCACGTCGCATAGTGAAGActtattttatcttttcaatgcgaaaattttgaaagaccTCGGAATTGAAGCGCCGGCTTCTTATCCAACTGAGAGAATTATTCAACAAAGATTTTTAGAATTATGGACTAATTTCGCTAAAACTGGGTATccatttttacaattaaatttatgttacaATCTCggatcgaaaaatttgatctgttttaaatcaaagaaaaattttaccgtaagcaccctatagttttttatttttacagtgcaaTATTTCACTTTTCGGTAAAATACCGCAGACGAATAATTGTTATCAGTCTGCTTTTGATCTAAAGACGATCAGAAACAgctcaaaaattgaaagacaccctagcggatccgaattacggtaaattacggtaattaccaGATTTAGACCATTATTAGACTTATGAGGGCTCACGTgtccctattcaaaaaaacaaacaaatttagCCCATTCTTAGTTACTTTGTATCCAGATTTAGACCATTATTAGACTTACGAAAGCTCACGTGTACCTATTCAAAAAAACAGACAAATCTAGCCTATTCTAAGTTACTTTGTAGCCAGATTTAGGCCACTATTAGACTTATGAGGGCTCACGTGTAcctattcaaaaaaacaaacaaatctAGCCCATTCTTAGTTACTTTGTAACCAGATTTAGACCATTATTAAACTTATGAGGGCTCACGTGTACCTATTCAAAAAAACAGACAAATCTAGCCTATTCTTAGTTACTTTGTAGCCAGATTTAGACCATTATTAGacttaccgtaattcggatccactAGGGTAGACCAATTAGTCTAAATACATTCTAGTGGACTAAAatcagacaaaatttttcgacccggaaTCCaccaaaagaaaaataattattgaatgttACTTTGATGTTGTTGTAGAAATCCAAATTTAGGATCATCAGACCTAATTTCGATCGAGTGGAAGCCTATTGATGACTCTACTGACTATAATTGTCTAAAAATATCTAAAGATCTCAGTCTAATTAAAGAGCCGAACATTTTgcatcgaataaaaaaaaacaacttagagctataatttaataactttataaacaattttttatgtaacgCTTTATCacgcaataaaaaattattcacagTTTTTATTGACTTTAATTGCCGATTCTGAATCATCAGTTCCTAGAGACACGCatcgattattttttgtcCACGTTTTTATGCGTAAACATCTACTGCGTGACGGAAACGTGTCTATTTAATAGACTTTAGATGACATTAAGTAAAGGAAatctattatttatcatttattatctATGAATAATTGAAATGGGTGTAAATAGAGAAGGGAGAATTAATTATCGCGATTTCTATAATAACCGATGAGAGTCTCGATCGCAATTAGTGTATTCTTCGCGGCCGAAAGCGCAGAATTCAAAGCGGGCTTATAGTTATAGATTGTCAAATATTGTACGTAATCATGGCAGAATTTCGAGCCATGCATTACGCGGTACTGCTTTGTTTCATTGTTAAAATTGTACAAAGCGGCCACGTGCCTGTTAATTCGCTAATAAATAACCCCGTTGTTCAAGTGGAACACGGCCGATTGCAGGGAATTCGCGTGAgcaatatcgataaaaaaaattactattacgcGTTCCGAGGCATCCCGTACGCTAAGCCACCCCTTGGGGAGTTAAGATTCAAggttttgtatattttattttcaaatttattctaaCTGATAAGAATTAGTGAAAGTTTAATTCAAAAGGACTCGGAACCCGCAGAACCGTGGTCTGGTTTGAAAGACGCCACTAAATTTGGTAATGTATGTGCgcaaaaagattttttcacAAGACGCACACTAGGGAATGAAGACTGTCTTTTTTTGAACGTCTATACGTCGGATTTGAAACCTGATGCACCTCGAGCTGTTATGGTCTGGATTCACGGCGgcgcattttttttcggtTCTGGAAATGATGACATTTATGGTCCGGATTATCTTGTAGAGAAAGATGTCGTTGTGGTTACGATGAACTACCGTCTTGGAATgataggtaattttttttgaaaaacgcgGCTATTTGATTTGAcaataaaaggaaaattgaattcaaggTTTCCTCAATTTGGAGGATGAAGCAGCCCCAGGTAATCAGGGATTGAAAGATCAGGTCTTGGCTTTGAAATGGGTGCagaagaacattgaaaaatttggtgGAGATCCGAATCGCGTTACTATTTTTGGAGAAAGTGCTGGAAGTGCTTCCGTTCATTACTTGACTTTATCTCCTCTCGCTCAAGGTTacagacaattaaatttttttttgattactcgctgctaaataataatttctgaCGTTGCTTCGGTAGGATTGTTTCAAAAAGCTATTCTGCAAAGCGGAGTTGCGACGAATACGTGGGCAAGTGCGCCGTCTTCTATGAAAGAAGCAGCCGAAAACGTATCAGAAAAACTGGGAAATAAAGTCACGGACACAAAAAAACTTATCGAGTTCTTACAAAGTGTGGATGCACTCAAGTTAGCCGAAGCAGAAGATCCTCTTAAAACTTGGACGGTAATGAATATTTGGGCAATCAAAAAACGCGccatttaattctgattaataaaaactcaTTTACTACAATCTTTTGCTGTTTTTACTCATGCATATTTTCAATTCTATACTCTGTAGAATTTTTATGAAACCGTAAATCCTTTCACGCCATCAGTGGATTCGAAAGCCAAAAATCCATTTTTGAATATCCCGCTAACCGAAGCGATCAAATCCGGTATCAAAGTGCCGCACATTATTGGCTACAACAGTGATGaaggaataatttttatcacaggtacattacaaaaattttcgagaagaatttgaatatatatactagactgattcaaaaaaatcgactaattttttttttcttcattatatcaaaaatattgttggaaatgacgaaaaaaaaatactgtaaaagtttgagctcttaatattaatattaatcactgccgcatcgcgattttctatttcccgtttaaataacatgggaaaatttattttttaagctttggaattttgtagctcatggtgggaccaatacttttgaatgttcaagtcatattcttatgggaaatttaacgctctacaaaaaagatctcttataatttttcgatatttttatttcttcaaaagtaattcgaagttaaagttatattgacgataaattttcacattttttaaattttttgacg includes these proteins:
- the LOC130675127 gene encoding juvenile hormone esterase-like, with the protein product MEPKFGTVIYAILLNFVVEIVVSSDGSLANYLKINRPIVEVEHGQVKGIRDKNVDGIHYFYAFRGIPYAKPPIGELRFQDPEPLEAWVGIRDAKEFGDKCVQVEKASTKRIGNEDCLYLNVYTTDLKPDAPKAVMVWIHGGAFVSGSGDDDKCGPDYFVEKNVLLVTINYRLNILGFLNLDDEAAPGNQGLKDQVMALKWVQKNINKFGGDPNNVTIFGQSTGSSSVHSLTLSPLAQGLFHRAILQSSVANNPRSYVSYPIKDAAQKVAEKLGKNVTDQKELLKFLKGVNASSLIGTVQSLEFRMDNYAVKNPFVPSVDSKSKSPFLEIPINEAVKSGIKVPHILGHNSQESIFFLADLLRSTSYAEREANQEKLLLHPNGKKFLNHRNVTVGDVKKFFMGSREIKPKNVYEFLNLVSADFFIFNIHDTLEIQSSVPGVPTYFYKFDHYSKETSVEQKLIGTDLEGTSHSEDLFYLFNAKILKDLGIEAPASYPTERIIQQRFLELWTNFAKTGNPNLGSSDLISIEWKPIDDSTDYNCLKISKDLSLIKEPNILHRIKKNNLEL